A single region of the Arthrobacter sp. V1I7 genome encodes:
- a CDS encoding pyridoxal-dependent decarboxylase produces MSAPEDRYSDALEAAARHAHRWLESQETRQVSPRTAAAALAAEFGGPLPRAGMPAKEVVDYLATKAEPGLMAMPSGRFFGWVIGGTLPAALAADWLVSAWDQNTGLRYATPATAAIEEAAGSWLLELLGLPEESDVGFTTGATMANFTGLAAARWRLLTEAGWDLDRDGLSGAPRIHCLVGQERHDTIDLALRYLGLGRPTVVPADRQGRIDAAELDCALDRAALSGASGSGPAPLLVCLQAGNLHSGAFDPFTETIAAAKAHGAWVHVDGAFGLWAAAVPELSGLTAGLQLADSWGTDAHKTLNAPYDCGIAIVRDVRALRSAMGVHTSYLIQDPDGPGDPFEKVPELSRRARGVPVWAALKELGRDGVAAQVRGLVRHASQLAEQLSAVDGVEVLNDVDYTQVSLAFGDDATTRAVTARIMADGRVWMSGSRWQERDILRISVSNWSTDDADVATAVGAVRDAVAAVRGHTS; encoded by the coding sequence ATGTCAGCACCAGAAGACCGCTACAGCGACGCATTGGAGGCTGCAGCCCGGCACGCACACCGGTGGCTGGAGAGCCAGGAAACCCGCCAGGTCAGCCCACGCACTGCCGCGGCGGCACTGGCGGCCGAGTTCGGCGGTCCACTGCCCAGAGCCGGCATGCCGGCCAAGGAGGTCGTGGATTACCTGGCCACGAAGGCCGAGCCGGGCCTGATGGCGATGCCTTCCGGACGATTCTTCGGCTGGGTTATCGGCGGCACCCTCCCGGCGGCCCTGGCCGCAGACTGGCTGGTCAGCGCCTGGGACCAGAACACCGGGCTCCGCTATGCCACTCCCGCGACGGCGGCCATCGAGGAAGCTGCCGGCAGTTGGTTGCTTGAGCTCCTGGGGCTCCCGGAAGAGTCCGACGTCGGCTTTACCACCGGCGCCACCATGGCAAACTTCACCGGCCTGGCTGCGGCCCGCTGGCGGCTGCTGACCGAGGCAGGCTGGGACCTGGACCGCGACGGCCTGTCGGGCGCGCCCCGGATCCACTGCCTTGTGGGGCAGGAACGGCACGACACCATTGATCTTGCCCTGCGCTACCTGGGGCTGGGACGGCCCACCGTTGTGCCTGCCGACCGGCAGGGTCGGATCGACGCGGCGGAACTGGACTGCGCCCTGGACCGCGCGGCGCTGAGCGGCGCCAGCGGCTCAGGCCCGGCCCCGCTGCTGGTCTGCCTGCAGGCCGGGAACCTGCACTCCGGCGCCTTCGACCCCTTCACCGAGACAATTGCCGCCGCGAAGGCACACGGCGCCTGGGTCCACGTGGACGGGGCGTTCGGGCTTTGGGCAGCCGCCGTTCCGGAGCTCTCCGGGTTGACGGCAGGGCTGCAGCTCGCCGATTCGTGGGGGACCGACGCGCACAAGACCCTCAATGCCCCGTACGACTGCGGGATCGCGATCGTCCGGGATGTCCGGGCACTGCGTTCGGCGATGGGAGTGCACACCAGCTACCTGATCCAGGACCCGGATGGTCCCGGGGACCCGTTTGAGAAGGTTCCCGAGTTGTCCCGCCGGGCCCGCGGGGTGCCGGTGTGGGCGGCGCTGAAAGAGCTGGGCCGGGACGGCGTTGCCGCGCAGGTCCGTGGGCTCGTGCGGCATGCCTCGCAGCTGGCCGAACAATTGTCTGCCGTTGACGGCGTCGAGGTGCTGAACGACGTCGACTACACCCAGGTTTCGCTGGCCTTCGGCGACGACGCCACGACCCGGGCGGTGACGGCACGGATAATGGCTGACGGCCGGGTCTGGATGTCGGGTTCCCGGTGGCAGGAGCGGGACATCCTGCGGATCTCGGTCAGCAACTGGAGCACGGACGACGCCGATGTGGCGACCGCCGTCGGTGCCGTCCGGGACGCCGTGGCGGCAGTCCGCGGGCACACCAGTTAG